The segment TCGTGCTCAACGACGCTTACCGCGAGATGGCGGCGCACTATTCAGCGGCGGTGCTGCCCGGACGTGTCAGAGCACCGAAGGACTATCCCGAGGATTCCGTTATCCCGAGTTGTTGTCGCGGCGTGCCTGTGGAAGCGGCCTTGGGGCGGCATTCCTCGGGATAACTATTTGAGTCCGGCGAGTCGGAGGATGAGATCGTCGTTTCCTTTCCAGATGGGGGCGAGGTCGGGTGTGGTGCTGGCTGCTTTCTGGATTGCCTCGCGGACCATCTGGTTATCTGCCGATGCGTAGATGCTGGTGGTGGCAATGTTGGCGTGACCGAGGAATTCTTTGATGTGGGGCAGGGGCACGCCAGCGCGCAGCATCTGCATGGCACGGGCGTGCCGAAGCTGGTGGGCGTGGATCCGCTCGGGAATCTCCGGACAATGCTCTCGTGCGGCCGTGGCGTGCTTGTTCAGCAGGTAGGTGATGTTGTCCTGGCTCATCGGATGGTGTTGGCCCGCCCGGTTTGTGTAGAAGAAGGGTGCGTGCGGTTCGGGCGTGCCGGGGTGGAACACGTTCAGGTATTGGTTGAGGTGGCGCCCGGTCTTGTCCATGATGGGGATCGTTCTGGTCTTCTGGCCTTTGCCCGTGAGCGTCACGCGCCCGCGGCCGGGGGTGGTGTCGATGGCTGCCGGCGTCAGGTCGAGGATTTCCTGGATTCGGGCGGCGGCATCGAAGACGAGCAGGATGATGGTGGTGTCCCTGAGTCCATGGCTGGTGTGTTGTCCTGGTGCTCGGATCAGCGCCTCGACGGCGGGCATGGTCAGCGCGTCGGGTGCATGGGCCGGTGCACGGGCTGGCCGGGCTTGTTTGACGTCCAGCCAGATCGCGACGAGCGACGGGTCCTCTGCGGCGCAGTAGGAGAGGAAGGACTTGATCGCGGCCAGCCGCTGGTTGGCTGATGAGGGCGCCAGGTTCTTGGTTTCGAGCAGCCAGGTGGTGAACCCTGTGATGGTGGCGTGGTTGATGGCGCCGAAGGTGATCTCGG is part of the Arthrobacter methylotrophus genome and harbors:
- a CDS encoding tyrosine-type recombinase/integrase, with protein sequence MKSDDFFRLVRTWLTIHLPRARRLSQHTIRSYKTALNTLLAYLRETRHLDLAEITFGAINHATITGFTTWLLETKNLAPSSANQRLAAIKSFLSYCAAEDPSLVAIWLDVKQARPARAPAHAPDALTMPAVEALIRAPGQHTSHGLRDTTIILLVFDAAARIQEILDLTPAAIDTTPGRGRVTLTGKGQKTRTIPIMDKTGRHLNQYLNVFHPGTPEPHAPFFYTNRAGQHHPMSQDNITYLLNKHATAAREHCPEIPERIHAHQLRHARAMQMLRAGVPLPHIKEFLGHANIATTSIYASADNQMVREAIQKAASTTPDLAPIWKGNDDLILRLAGLK